A stretch of DNA from Bacteroidota bacterium:
GCCGTCATTTCAACTTATCGACCCCTACATCACACGTGAGTTGACGGTACGTGATCTTCTCGTTCACCGCAGCGGATTAGGATTGGGCGCCGGCGACTTGCTGTGGTGGCCCGCTTCGACGCACAGCAGACAGGAAATTGCAAAACGGCTTCGTCACGTTCCGCTCGCAACAAGCTTCCGTAGCGCGTATGCGTATGACAACGTTCTGTACAACGTTGCAGGCGATGTTATTGAGTCGGTGTCGGGATTGACGTGGGAAGAGTTCGTACAGTCCCGAATTCTTGACAAACTAGGAATGACAACAACCAAGCCCCGTTGCTCAGCTGTCGTTGGTCCGGGCAACATCTCATCAACTCACGCAATTGTTGACAAACGCCTGCAGATTGTGAAACCGTTCATCGCCGACAACGCCAATCCGGCGGCAGGAATTACTTCCAACGCGACCGACATGGCCAAGTGGCTGATCGTGCAGTTGGATTCGGGACGGGTTGCGGGCGGAGTTCCGCTCTTCTCCCCAAAAACAGCCAGGGAACTCTGGAGCATTGTCACCCCGATTTCCGTATCGAATGTCGCCCCTGAGCTTGCGGCAATTCAACACAAATTCAGCGGATACGGACTTGGATTTATGATGCGGGACTTCCGCGGGCAGAAGCTCGTTACGCACAGCGGGGCGTTGCCCGGCTATTATTCGACAGTTGCCATGATTCCGGGAATCAGACTCGGCATCGCCGTGTTGACGAATCAGGAATCTTCACGGGCAATGAATGCCATCGCCATGTACGTTCTCGACCGCTTTCTTGGCGCGCCAGGGCTGGACTACGTGGCGGCTTACAAGCGTATCCAAGCCCGCGCGGATTCAACAACTGCCGCAAAACTGGAATCGGCTTCGGCGGCACGCAATGCGGTTTCCGCTCCGTCTCTCTCGCTGGAACAGTATGCCGGCACGTATCGGGACGGTTGGTACGGTGATATCATTCTCACGTTGGAAGATGGAAAACTTGCCATCAGCTTTGCGCACACGCCTGAGCTTTCCGGCATTCTTGAACATTGGCAGTACGATACGTTC
This window harbors:
- a CDS encoding serine hydrolase, which gives rise to MRLVFSFLLVPVLFVSLSAQKSSLNPKQLDAHIARVMKEFEVPGLAVAIVKDGKVFTAKGYGVKKMGGSDPVNAQTLFGIASNSKAFTATALGLLVEEGKVEWDAPVINYLPSFQLIDPYITRELTVRDLLVHRSGLGLGAGDLLWWPASTHSRQEIAKRLRHVPLATSFRSAYAYDNVLYNVAGDVIESVSGLTWEEFVQSRILDKLGMTTTKPRCSAVVGPGNISSTHAIVDKRLQIVKPFIADNANPAAGITSNATDMAKWLIVQLDSGRVAGGVPLFSPKTARELWSIVTPISVSNVAPELAAIQHKFSGYGLGFMMRDFRGQKLVTHSGALPGYYSTVAMIPGIRLGIAVLTNQESSRAMNAIAMYVLDRFLGAPGLDYVAAYKRIQARADSTTAAKLESASAARNAVSAPSLSLEQYAGTYRDGWYGDIILTLEDGKLAISFAHTPELSGILEHWQYDTFVARWHDRELRADAYLTFSLNPDGSIEQAKMKAFSPDTDFSFDFHHLLLKKVEPPPR